The following are from one region of the Candidatus Deferrimicrobium borealis genome:
- the argH gene encoding argininosuccinate lyase, whose amino-acid sequence MAKKKAWGGRFGGETDRFVEEFTASIPFDVLLYRQDIAGSVAHARMLGKRGILPKAEAERIVRGLVAIRGEIESGKFPFDLSDEDIHMAIERRLIRRIGPAGGKLHTGRSRNDQVATDLRLYLREEIDEVLKLLAEIEETVVSRAEELFGIVLPGYTHLQRAQPILFSHYLLAYREMFARDADRFLGTRRRLNVSPLGAGALAGSTFPLDRAFTARELGMDGVCENSVDAVSDRDFAADFLYACAVTMMHLSRLAEEMVYWSSSEFRFLSLPDALCTGSSIMPQKKNPDVAELIRGKTGRAYGNLMNLLTLMKGLPLAYNRDMQEDKEPVFDSARTVKDCLIGANLLLRGMTVNEERMRAACDDGFLTATDLADYLARKGVPFRKAHEITGRIVRHCEERGARLKDLSLKELRAFSKVIGEDVRSAISLTNSVRLRKTRGGTGAEAVRDRLSSLRKK is encoded by the coding sequence ATGGCGAAGAAGAAGGCGTGGGGGGGGCGGTTCGGCGGCGAGACCGACCGGTTCGTGGAGGAGTTCACCGCTTCGATCCCGTTCGATGTCCTGCTCTACAGGCAGGATATCGCCGGGAGCGTCGCCCACGCGCGGATGCTGGGGAAGCGGGGGATCCTGCCGAAGGCCGAGGCGGAGCGGATCGTCCGGGGGCTGGTGGCGATCCGCGGGGAGATCGAATCGGGGAAATTCCCCTTCGATCTCTCCGACGAGGATATCCACATGGCGATCGAGCGCCGGCTGATCCGACGGATCGGCCCCGCCGGGGGGAAGCTCCATACGGGTCGCAGCCGCAACGACCAGGTCGCCACCGATCTCCGGCTGTACCTGCGCGAGGAGATCGACGAGGTCCTCAAACTCCTCGCGGAGATCGAGGAAACCGTCGTTTCCCGGGCCGAAGAGCTGTTCGGGATCGTCCTCCCCGGCTACACCCACCTTCAGCGGGCCCAGCCGATCCTCTTCTCCCATTACCTCCTTGCCTACCGGGAGATGTTCGCCCGGGACGCCGACCGGTTCCTGGGGACGCGCCGGCGGCTGAACGTCTCCCCGCTCGGGGCGGGGGCCCTGGCCGGTTCCACGTTCCCGCTGGACCGCGCGTTCACCGCGAGGGAGCTGGGGATGGACGGGGTGTGCGAGAACAGCGTCGACGCCGTGTCGGATCGCGACTTCGCCGCCGACTTCCTGTACGCGTGCGCCGTGACGATGATGCACCTGTCGCGGCTCGCCGAGGAGATGGTGTACTGGTCGTCCTCGGAGTTTCGCTTCCTCTCCCTGCCCGACGCCCTGTGCACCGGGAGCAGCATCATGCCGCAGAAGAAGAACCCCGACGTGGCCGAACTCATCCGGGGGAAGACCGGGCGCGCCTACGGGAACCTCATGAACCTCCTCACCCTCATGAAAGGGCTTCCGCTCGCGTACAACCGGGACATGCAGGAGGACAAGGAGCCGGTCTTCGATTCGGCCCGGACCGTCAAGGATTGCCTCATCGGGGCGAATCTGCTGCTCCGGGGGATGACGGTGAACGAGGAGCGGATGCGGGCGGCGTGCGACGACGGGTTCCTCACGGCCACCGACCTCGCGGACTACCTCGCGAGGAAGGGAGTGCCGTTCCGCAAGGCCCACGAGATCACCGGGAGGATCGTCCGGCATTGCGAGGAGCGCGGGGCGCGCCTGAAGGATCTCAGCCTCAAGGAGCTCCGGGCGTTTTCGAAGGTGATCGGCGAGGACGTCCGCAGCGCCATCTCCCTCACGAACTCCGTGCGCCTGCGGAAGACGCGCGGCGGGACGGGCGCCGAGGCGGTCCGGGACCGTCTGTCGTCGCTCCGCAAGAAGTGA
- a CDS encoding argininosuccinate synthase produces MKKIVLAYSGGLDTSVILAWLVEKYDCEVIAFVADLGQGEELGPVRAKAKKTGASKVYVENVQDEFVRDFVFPALMANAVYEGQYLLGTSLARPLIAKKQIEVVRREKADAVSHGATGKGNDQVRFELTYYALMPGIHVIAPWREWDLASRTDLVNYAKKRGIPTPVTAAKPYSSDRNLLHISFEGGILEDPWMEPPESMFVLTRSPEKAPNRPEYVEVDFAGGIPVAVNGRKMGPARMLAHLNALGGKHGIGRVDLVENRYVGMKSHGVYETPGGTILHAAHRAVESLTLDREVMHLRDSLMPRFAELIYNGYWYSPEMDLLKGMVVATQENVTGTARLKLYKGGIAVTGRKSPVSLYRTDFATFEKEAVFNQADATGFIKINALRLKIRSMLKQRKG; encoded by the coding sequence ATGAAGAAAATTGTTCTGGCGTATTCGGGGGGGCTGGACACGTCGGTCATCCTTGCGTGGCTCGTCGAGAAGTACGATTGCGAAGTGATCGCCTTCGTCGCCGACCTCGGCCAGGGGGAGGAACTCGGACCCGTGCGCGCCAAGGCGAAGAAGACCGGCGCCTCGAAGGTCTACGTGGAGAACGTGCAGGACGAGTTCGTGCGCGACTTCGTCTTCCCCGCGCTCATGGCGAACGCGGTCTACGAGGGCCAGTATCTCCTCGGCACCTCCCTCGCCCGGCCCCTGATCGCCAAGAAGCAGATCGAGGTGGTCCGAAGGGAGAAGGCCGACGCGGTCTCCCACGGCGCGACCGGGAAGGGGAACGACCAGGTCCGTTTCGAACTCACCTACTACGCCCTGATGCCCGGGATCCACGTCATCGCCCCATGGCGCGAATGGGACCTCGCCTCGCGGACCGACCTGGTGAACTACGCGAAGAAGCGCGGCATCCCGACGCCGGTCACCGCGGCCAAGCCGTACTCCAGCGACCGGAACCTGCTCCACATCAGCTTCGAGGGGGGGATCCTCGAGGATCCGTGGATGGAGCCGCCCGAGAGCATGTTCGTCCTCACCCGGTCTCCCGAGAAGGCGCCGAACCGTCCCGAGTACGTCGAGGTCGACTTCGCGGGAGGGATCCCCGTGGCGGTCAATGGGAGGAAGATGGGGCCGGCGAGGATGCTCGCCCACCTGAACGCCCTCGGGGGGAAGCACGGCATCGGCCGCGTCGACCTCGTCGAGAACCGGTACGTGGGGATGAAGTCCCACGGCGTGTACGAGACCCCGGGCGGGACGATCCTGCACGCGGCGCACCGGGCCGTCGAATCGCTCACCCTCGACCGCGAGGTGATGCACCTGCGCGATTCCCTCATGCCCCGGTTCGCGGAGCTCATCTACAACGGCTACTGGTATTCGCCGGAGATGGATCTTCTCAAGGGGATGGTCGTCGCGACCCAGGAGAACGTGACGGGCACCGCGCGGCTGAAGCTGTACAAGGGCGGGATCGCCGTGACCGGCCGGAAGAGCCCCGTTTCCCTCTACCGGACCGATTTCGCGACGTTCGAGAAGGAGGCCGTCTTCAACCAGGCGGACGCGACCGGATTCATCAAGATCAACGCGCTGCGCCTCAAGATCCGGTCGATGCTGAAGCAAAGGAAAGGGTGA
- the dapA gene encoding 4-hydroxy-tetrahydrodipicolinate synthase, with amino-acid sequence MFHGAIVATITPFRNGKLDASALKRLVEFQIRSGTDGIVPCGTTGESATLTYEEHERVIDLVLEAAAGRVPVIAGTGSNNTKEAVLLTRYAKKAGANAALVITPYYNKPTQAGLVAHFREVADSADIPLVLYNVPSRTGVNMTAETVARLSEVKNIVGVKEASGNLAQVCDILKMTPRTFCVLSGDDGLFFPMLALGAKGVISVTSNVAPREIADLYDAFVMGEVARAREIHFRLWPLMSALFIETNPIPAKTALAMMGKVREEFRLPLCGMSVANRKVLAKVLSDMKIV; translated from the coding sequence ATGTTCCACGGGGCCATCGTCGCAACCATCACGCCGTTCCGGAACGGCAAGCTGGACGCGTCCGCGCTGAAAAGACTGGTGGAGTTCCAGATCCGGAGCGGGACCGACGGGATCGTTCCGTGCGGCACGACCGGGGAGTCCGCTACGTTGACCTACGAGGAGCACGAGCGGGTGATCGACCTGGTGCTCGAAGCGGCGGCCGGGCGGGTGCCGGTCATCGCGGGAACGGGGTCGAACAATACGAAGGAAGCCGTCCTGCTGACCCGCTATGCGAAGAAGGCGGGGGCGAACGCGGCGCTCGTCATCACCCCGTACTACAACAAGCCGACCCAGGCGGGACTGGTCGCACACTTCCGGGAGGTGGCCGACTCCGCGGACATCCCCCTCGTCCTCTACAACGTTCCGTCCCGCACCGGGGTCAATATGACGGCGGAGACCGTGGCGCGCCTCTCCGAGGTGAAAAACATCGTCGGGGTGAAGGAGGCCTCCGGGAACCTCGCGCAGGTCTGCGACATCCTGAAGATGACCCCGAGGACCTTCTGCGTGCTGTCCGGAGACGACGGGCTCTTCTTTCCGATGCTCGCCCTCGGCGCCAAAGGGGTCATCTCCGTCACCTCGAACGTTGCCCCGAGGGAGATCGCCGACCTCTACGACGCCTTCGTCATGGGGGAGGTGGCGCGGGCGCGGGAGATCCACTTCCGCCTGTGGCCCCTGATGAGCGCGCTCTTCATCGAGACGAACCCGATCCCCGCCAAGACGGCGCTTGCCATGATGGGGAAGGTCCGCGAAGAGT
- the dapF gene encoding diaminopimelate epimerase, whose amino-acid sequence MTRKGIPFSKLNGSGNDFLLIDDRGGALRGIDRPSFVAKVCDRSRSIGADGVIVIEPSRRADFRWDFYNADGSRAEMCGNGGRCAARFAATRRITGREMSFETLAGILHASVRGRRVKLQMTRPRGLAVDRSLTLAGKKHSYSFLDTGVPHAVLFVPDVSRVDVAGVGRGIRRHKAFAPRGTNVNFAQTVGDALRVRTYERGVEGETLACGTGAVASAILAGVRGLATPPVTVRTSGGETLVIHFDPGRVDFGEVFLEGDTSWSCDGKIFEEAYRY is encoded by the coding sequence ATGACGCGGAAGGGGATTCCTTTTTCGAAGCTGAACGGGAGCGGCAACGATTTCCTCCTGATCGACGACCGCGGGGGCGCGTTGCGTGGCATCGACCGTCCTTCCTTCGTCGCCAAGGTGTGCGACCGGTCCCGGTCGATCGGCGCCGACGGCGTGATCGTGATCGAGCCGTCGCGGCGGGCGGACTTCCGGTGGGACTTCTACAACGCCGACGGTTCCCGCGCCGAGATGTGCGGGAACGGGGGGCGGTGCGCGGCGCGTTTCGCCGCGACCCGCCGGATCACGGGCCGGGAGATGTCGTTCGAGACGCTCGCGGGGATCCTCCACGCTTCCGTGCGCGGGCGGCGGGTGAAACTCCAGATGACGCGTCCCCGCGGGCTGGCGGTCGACCGGTCGCTGACGCTGGCGGGAAAGAAGCACTCCTATTCGTTTCTCGACACCGGCGTTCCCCACGCGGTCCTGTTCGTCCCGGACGTCTCGCGGGTCGACGTGGCGGGGGTCGGGCGCGGGATCCGGCGGCACAAGGCGTTCGCCCCCCGGGGGACCAACGTCAACTTCGCGCAGACGGTCGGCGACGCCCTGCGGGTGCGCACCTACGAGCGGGGGGTCGAGGGGGAGACGCTGGCGTGCGGAACGGGCGCGGTCGCAAGCGCGATCCTTGCGGGGGTTCGCGGTCTTGCGACGCCGCCGGTGACGGTGCGGACCAGCGGCGGCGAGACGCTCGTCATCCATTTCGACCCGGGGCGGGTCGATTTCGGGGAGGTTTTCCTCGAGGGAGACACCTCCTGGTCGTGTGACGGCAAGATCTTCGAAGAGGCGTATCGCTACTGA
- the lysA gene encoding diaminopimelate decarboxylase, with product MHHFQVRNGEMHCEGVPLRRIAGDVGTPVYVYSHATLSHHYRVFDEAFGGIPHIICFSMKSNSNGSVIRTFTGLGSGVDIVSGGELARALAAGAPPAKIVYSGVGKTVPEIEEALRRGILMFNVESREELETIDAVAGRMRVRAPIAIRVNPDVDPKTHPYISTGLKKNKFGIRIAQAMKDYEWAAGRRHIEVVGVDCHIGSQLTDVAPFVDAAGRVRRLVDRLLRKGLPIRFVDIGGGLGIRYNDELPPDPGAYAAAVAEAFRGLPVSLVLEPGRVLVGNAGVLLTKVLYTKPIPSPAGRGKKHFFIVDAAMNDLARPSLYGSYHAILPVGKARRGKVTADVVGPICESGDFLAKDRAMPPCRGGDLLAVMSAGAYGFSMSSNYNTRPRAAEVMVSGSRFEVVRVRETVRELFRGERTASFLSRRRSGKG from the coding sequence ATGCATCATTTTCAGGTCAGGAACGGCGAGATGCACTGCGAGGGGGTCCCGCTGCGGCGAATCGCGGGAGACGTGGGGACGCCGGTGTACGTGTACAGCCACGCGACCCTTTCCCATCACTACCGCGTCTTCGACGAGGCGTTCGGCGGGATCCCCCACATCATCTGTTTTTCGATGAAGTCGAACTCGAACGGCTCGGTCATCCGGACCTTCACCGGCCTCGGGAGCGGGGTCGACATCGTCTCGGGGGGCGAGCTCGCGCGCGCGCTTGCCGCCGGGGCGCCCCCGGCGAAGATCGTCTACTCGGGGGTCGGGAAGACGGTCCCGGAGATCGAGGAAGCGCTGCGCCGCGGGATCCTCATGTTCAACGTGGAGTCGCGCGAGGAGCTGGAGACGATCGACGCCGTGGCCGGAAGGATGCGGGTGCGGGCGCCCATCGCGATCCGCGTCAACCCCGACGTGGATCCGAAGACCCACCCGTACATATCGACGGGGCTCAAGAAGAACAAGTTCGGGATCCGGATCGCGCAGGCGATGAAGGATTACGAGTGGGCGGCGGGGCGACGTCACATCGAGGTCGTCGGGGTGGACTGCCACATCGGTTCGCAGCTGACCGACGTCGCTCCCTTCGTCGACGCCGCGGGGCGGGTCCGCCGCCTCGTCGACCGCCTGCTCCGGAAGGGGTTGCCGATCCGCTTCGTCGACATCGGCGGGGGGCTGGGGATCCGGTACAACGACGAACTCCCCCCCGATCCGGGGGCGTACGCGGCCGCGGTCGCGGAGGCGTTCCGGGGTCTTCCCGTATCGCTCGTTCTCGAGCCGGGACGTGTCCTCGTCGGAAACGCGGGGGTTCTGCTCACCAAGGTGCTCTACACGAAGCCGATCCCGTCCCCCGCCGGGAGAGGGAAGAAGCACTTCTTCATCGTCGACGCCGCCATGAACGACCTGGCGCGCCCCTCGCTCTACGGCTCGTACCACGCGATCCTCCCGGTGGGGAAGGCGCGCCGCGGGAAAGTGACGGCGGACGTCGTCGGTCCCATCTGCGAATCCGGGGATTTCCTGGCGAAGGACCGCGCGATGCCGCCTTGCCGGGGAGGGGATCTCCTCGCGGTGATGAGCGCGGGGGCGTACGGCTTCTCCATGTCCTCGAACTACAACACCCGGCCGCGCGCCGCCGAGGTGATGGTATCGGGGAGCCGGTTCGAGGTCGTCCGGGTGCGGGAGACGGTACGGGAGCTGTTTCGCGGCGAGCGGACCGCGTCGTTCCTCTCCCGCAGGCGCAGCGGAAAAGGTTGA
- the argF gene encoding ornithine carbamoyltransferase: MKRDLLRILDLPDREILSLIRSGRTWKRRGGSPGAPRPLAGKSLAMIFQKASTRTRVSFEVAMTRLGGHALFLSPQDTQIGRGEPIRDSARVLSRYVDAVMIRTFGHETALELAAAATVPVINGLTDRHHPCQILADLMTAAERGKDLRKMRVAFIGDGNNVANSWVEAAHVLGFDLRVACPKGYEPDAAVRTDAGRIGRGEVRIVRDPAEAARGADVLYTDVWTSMGQEAEARKRLAAFKGYCVDAGLLRLADPGAIVMHCLPAHRGEEITGEVLEGPNSAVFDEAGNRLHVQMAILEKFIKH; the protein is encoded by the coding sequence GAAGAGGGACCTGCTCCGGATCCTCGACCTCCCCGATCGGGAGATCCTCTCCCTGATCCGGTCGGGGAGGACGTGGAAGCGCCGCGGGGGATCGCCGGGGGCGCCCCGGCCTCTCGCCGGGAAGTCGCTGGCGATGATCTTCCAGAAGGCGTCGACCCGGACCCGCGTTTCGTTCGAGGTCGCGATGACCCGGCTGGGCGGCCACGCGCTGTTCCTGTCCCCGCAGGACACGCAGATCGGGCGGGGGGAGCCGATCCGGGACTCGGCGCGCGTCCTTTCCCGGTACGTCGACGCCGTGATGATCCGGACGTTCGGGCACGAAACGGCCCTGGAACTCGCAGCGGCCGCGACCGTCCCGGTGATCAACGGGCTGACGGACCGCCATCACCCGTGCCAGATCCTCGCCGACCTGATGACCGCGGCGGAACGGGGGAAGGACCTGCGGAAGATGCGGGTGGCGTTCATCGGCGACGGCAACAACGTGGCCAATTCGTGGGTCGAAGCGGCCCACGTCCTCGGTTTCGACCTGCGGGTCGCGTGCCCGAAGGGATACGAGCCGGATGCCGCGGTTCGAACGGATGCGGGGAGGATCGGCCGCGGGGAGGTTCGGATCGTCCGCGACCCCGCGGAAGCGGCGCGGGGAGCCGATGTTCTTTACACGGACGTCTGGACCAGCATGGGCCAGGAAGCCGAGGCCCGGAAGCGGCTCGCCGCCTTCAAGGGGTACTGCGTCGACGCCGGGCTGCTGCGTCTGGCGGATCCCGGGGCGATCGTGATGCACTGCCTCCCTGCCCACCGTGGCGAGGAGATCACCGGGGAGGTGCTCGAGGGGCCGAACTCCGCCGTCTTCGACGAGGCCGGGAACCGCCTGCACGTCCAGATGGCAATACTCGAAAAGTTCATCAAACACTGA